The following coding sequences lie in one Arachis hypogaea cultivar Tifrunner chromosome 9, arahy.Tifrunner.gnm2.J5K5, whole genome shotgun sequence genomic window:
- the LOC112708904 gene encoding uncharacterized protein, with protein MCIYCDKPIRGGGINRFKYHLAGKGGDVEKCKKVPPAVAHQFGQINSAYYQPMIDAIANMDAGYKGPNFGRVRGYLLSKLVEGVKKMIEQYREIWKRTGCTIMADGWTDRLTDNAANYVAAGRLLEAEFPKLYWSPCAAHCINLMLQDIGKLNEVSETVSHASKITKYIYNHCHPLYLMRKFTGGREILRPAPTRFATNFIALQSILAQKDALRAMVTSKEWTISAYSKEAKAKTFVDQVLDSKFWNQCTDVVKLTEPLVCVLRIVDSEDKATMGFLYQAFNMAREEMVKRFRRRKKIVEPYLKILDTQLNTKLTSEKRIYSNAEDDFGRQSALRERSTVMPDQWWESYGTGAPNLQKLAIRVLSQTCSSSGCERNWSIFEHIHTKKRNRLEHQKLNDLVFVHYNLRLQQRNLMRKQSYDPICLDTFDDHSDWILEDSPPFLTPEEVDALQNDLANMSIQPTLGDLDQLNLEDDQDNDGPSNNAMEDMDTNQNEENVDQAPNLPYEDVDADFELTPWT; from the exons ATGTGCATATATTGTGACAAACCTATTAGGGGAGGTGGGATTAATCGATTTAAGTATCACTTGGCTGGAAAAGGAGGAGATGTTGAGAAGTGCAAAAAGGTTCCACCTGCTGTTGCTCATCAATTTGGGCAAA TTAATTCAGCATATTACCAACCAATGATTGATGCTATTGCAAACATGGATGCAGGATATAAAGGTCCAAACTTTGGTAGAGTTCGTGGGTATTTGTTGAGTAAGTTGGTGGAGGGTGTGAAAAAGATGATTGAACAGTATCGTGAAATTTGGAAGCGAACTGGATGTACTATCATGGCTGATGGATGGACTGATCGTT TGACGGATAATGCTGCAAATTATGTTGCCGCTGGAAGGTTGTTGGAAGCTGAATTCCCTAAGTTGTATTGGTCTCCTTGTGCTGCGCATTGTATTAATTTGATGTTGCAAGATATTGGAAAGTTGAATGAAGTCAGTGAGACAGTTTCACATGCTTCAAAGAttactaaatacatatataatcatTGTCATCCACTGTATCTTATGAGGAAGTTTACCGGTGGACGAGAAATACTTCGTCCAGCTCCAACTCGCTTTGCTACCAACTTCATAGCTTTGCAGAGTATTCTGGCTCAAAAAGATGCATTAAGAGCTATGGTAACTTCTAAAGAATGGACAATCTCAGCCTACTCCAAAGAAGCTAAAGCTAAAACATTTGTGGATCAAGTTTTAGACTCTAAGTTTTGGAATCAATGTACAGATGTTGTCAAGCTTACTGAGCCACTTGTTTGTGTACTTCGTATTGTGGATAGTGAAGATAAAGCTACAATGGGTTTTCTTTATCAAGCTTTTAATATGGCTAGAGAGGAGATGGTGAAGAGGTTTCGACGAAGAAAGAAGATTGTGGAGCCTTACTTGAAGATTTTGGATACTC AATTGAATACTAAGTTGACAAGTGAGAAGAGAATATATTCTAATGCTGAAGATGATTTTGGAAGACAATCTGCACTGCGTGAACGAAGCACAGTGATGCCAG ACCAATGGTGGGAATCTTATGGAACTGGAGCACCAAATTTACAAAAGTTAGCCATTCGTGTTTTAAGTCAAACTTGTAGTTCTTCTGGTTGTGAGCGAAATTGGAGTATTTTTGAACACATCCACACAAAGAAGAGGAATCGGTTAGAACACCAAAAGCTTAATGATCTTGTTTTTGTTCATTATAACTTGAGGCTACAACAAAG GAATCTAATGAGAAAGCAAAGCTATGATCCAATTTGTCTTGATACATTTGATGACCATTCGGATTGGATATTGGAAGATTCACCGCCGTTTTTAACTCCTGAAGAGGTTGATGCTCTACAAAATGATTTGGCAAATATGTCCATTCAACCAACTTTGGGTGATCTTG ATCAATTAAATTTGGAAGATGACCAAGATAATGATGGACCAAGTAACAATGCTATGGAAGATATGGATACAAATCAAAATGAGGAAAATGTTGATCAAGCTCCTAATTTGCCCTATGAAGATGTTGATGCCGACTTTGAGCTCACCCCTTGGACTTGA